The DNA window GGCGCGGTGGGTGTATTTTTCTTATAAGGCGCTTCGCCAACCACCGTTTGTTTAACAAAAAGTTTTAGGATGAGGCGCATGAAAAAATTGGGCCGCGCATGTTTGTTTTCATAAGCCATTTCGTAGGTTACGTTGCAGTGGGCCAGCATTTGTATTGCATTCATTTTGCCCCATTGAGGTTGTGTAGCGGGCGTTAATTGGTTGATGCGTGCAATCACACCATCGGTTACATCACGAGAAAAGATATTGGGTAAAGCCATGTTTTTTTAGGTTTTAGTGCCATTGGTGTGCAAAAGAGGTATCCATGCAAACAGTGGCATATGTTGGTTAAAAGATTGCTGAGAGCCAGGCATCTACTATAGCATAGCGCTTGGGTGGGGGGGAAGCACGCTTCAATATGACCAAAGTAGGAACCACGTGTTTAAGGCGGAAAAAACACTTAAGCGGGTGGAGATGCTAAGTTCGGAAAAAAACCGTATCATTGCAATATCCCACCGAGAAACCAATTCCTCGGAAAGTGGTCTATGTGTCATCGTTACATCAATCCCAATACCAATGCGTGTTTTTCTTGTTTTCTTGTGTTGGATGATTTCCAGCGTGTATGCCCAGTCGTCAGACCGTTTTTTCGCGGCGGTTCGTAATGAGATAAAAGGGGAGCGGGCCTTCGAAACCGTTGCCTTTGTCGAAAAAAGGTGGCGTGTTGTGGGGAATGCCGGATTTAATGAAAGTATCTATCACATCGAAGAAAAGCTAAAAGCAGCTGGATTTGTCTTGGCTGCGGATGCAAAACCCGGTGACCGAATGCGGTATCGGATCGAAAAAAGACCTATGCAAAAACCAGCTTGGGAACCAATTTCTGCACGAGTAACCATCGAAGGAACGGATCAGCCACTCTTGGACTTTGCCACAAACCGTAATATGGTGGCCATCA is part of the Bacteroidetes Order II. bacterium genome and encodes:
- a CDS encoding DUF1569 domain-containing protein, coding for MALPNIFSRDVTDGVIARINQLTPATQPQWGKMNAIQMLAHCNVTYEMAYENKHARPNFFMRLILKLFVKQTVVGEAPYKKNTPTAPAFIIGDERVFDEEKARLIAYLNKTVALGQNHFDKKESLSFGKLSITEWNNMFYKHLDHHLTQFGV